A window of the Candidatus Rokuibacteriota bacterium genome harbors these coding sequences:
- a CDS encoding type II toxin-antitoxin system HicA family toxin, which yields MGRLRVLSGREVCQILERHGFMEVRRRGSHVVMQRRAPEGTVTVPVPDHAELKTGTLLSIIRQSGVPRAEFES from the coding sequence CCTATCTGGCCGGGAGGTCTGCCAGATTCTTGAACGTCATGGATTCATGGAGGTTCGACGCCGAGGGAGTCATGTCGTGATGCAGCGACGTGCCCCAGAAGGAACTGTCACGGTTCCTGTGCCCGATCACGCCGAGCTGAAAACGGGTACGCTCTTGTCGATCATCAGGCAGAGTGGCGTCCCGCGAGCCGAATTCGAATCGTAG